In one window of Erythrolamprus reginae isolate rEryReg1 chromosome 1, rEryReg1.hap1, whole genome shotgun sequence DNA:
- the LOC139157533 gene encoding mitochondrial amidoxime-reducing component 1-like isoform X2, which produces MISAKKVPRMVLISVSCEDDYLTLNGPGMKTLQIPVELPQTNSIWNCRRYGLETQGRDCGDEAAEWISTFLNVEPYRLIHYETNMVTRKPGDFLSAFLPKDEVAYAEASPLLLISEASLDDLNTRLKKKASITIFRPNIVIKGCSPYEEDSWVDILIGTVRLKGKMSCPRCLFIAVDPDSGIIGKKEVLRALKSYRKCDPSEKHDYMDNPPFGWFYGVEEMGILEVGDPVYKIIS; this is translated from the exons ATGATATCTGCTAAGAAAGTTCCTCGGATGGTTCTAATTAGTGTATCCTGTGAAGATGACTATTTAACCCTGAATGGCCCAGGAATGAAGACACTGCAAATTCCTGTTGAGCTCCCACAGACAAATTCAATCTGGAATTGCAG ACGCTATGGGCTCGAGACTCAAGGCAGGGACTGTGGAGATGAAGCAGCTGAATGGATCAGTACTTTCCTGAACGTAGAGCCTTATCGATTGATCCATTATGAAACAAATATGGTGACAAGAAAGCCAGGAGATTTCTTATCTGCTTTCCTACCAAAAGATGAG gttgCCTATGCTGAAGCCAGTCCACTCTTGCTGATTTCTGAAGCTTCCTTGGATGATCTAAATACAAGGTTAAAAAAGAAAGCTTCAATAACTATCTTCCGGCCGAATATTGTTATTAAAGGCTGTAGTCCTTATGAAGAa GATTCTTGGGTTGATATATTAATTGGAACTGTTAGGTTGAAAGGAAAAATGTCATGTCCAAG GTGCCTTTTCATAGCAGTGGATCCAGATTCTGGGATCATCGGTAAAAAGGAAGTGCTTAGAGCCCTGAAAAG tTATCGCAAGTGTGATCCTTCTGAAAAACATGATTATATGGATAATCCTCCTTTTGGTTGGTTTTATGGAGTTGAGGAAATGGGAATACTTGAAGTTGGGGATCCTGTGTACAAGATAATCTCATGA